One Pecten maximus chromosome 16, xPecMax1.1, whole genome shotgun sequence DNA window includes the following coding sequences:
- the LOC117344735 gene encoding uncharacterized protein LOC117344735 — protein MINLVATTPINIETLHHELRFHPDKQFVSELVNGLRTGFNTGFLHIPEVPFQCRNLRSALRESETVTSLIQKEVDKGFLLGPFKSVPFKHSRINPIGIAEHKYSKKKCLIVDMSAPHDDPENPSLNSLIDKDTYSLKYVKIDDAISLIKKLGKDTWLIKTDISDAFKLLPIKPSLWPLHGISWEGDFYFFVRLVFGSRSSPKIFDNLSEAICWIARHMYRIKHVLHLLDDFIVLEPKLADAQDTMTKFLRIFHNLGVPIALHKTAGPCTCLEYLGVCLDSEKMEARLPVEKIDRIREILNSFSQRKTCTKRELLSLLGHMNFASRVIRPGRSFVSHLIKLSTSVSKLHHHVTLTSAVRSDLVMWSNFLSSWNGVSFFMDDNITLAADIYIFTDSTCTSFGGIHGASWFQGYFPAVLLQEKQSMALLELYPIVMACVLWGHLWSRKRILFYCDNMATVEIISKGRSKIPSIMKLMRRLTFHTAKHNFIIHAQHIMGTKNLIADALSRWQMKKFRELAPFADKQATPCRPVQELLME, from the coding sequence ATGATCAACCTTGTCGCGACCACCCCGATAAATATAGAGACATTACACCATGAGCTTAGATTTCATCCTGATAAGCAGTTTGTGTCAGAATTGGTCAATGGTTTGCGTACAGGTTTTAATACCGGCTTCTTACACATACCCGAGGTGCCTTTCCAGTGTCGAAATTTGAGATCAGCCCTACGGGAATCAGAAACTGTTACTAGTCTAATCCAGAAAGAAGTCGACAAAGGTTTTTTATTAGGACCGTTCAAGTCAGTACCTTTCAAACACAGTAGGATTAACCCTATCGGTATAGCAGAACACAAGTATTCGAAAAAGAAATGCTTGATTGTAGATATGTCTGCTCCACATGATGACCCTGAGAATCCCAGTCTAAACAGCCTTATTGATAAGGACACTTACTCTTTGAAATATGTGAAAATTGATGATGCCATAAGTTTAATTAAAAAACTCGGGAAAGACACCTGGCTTATTAAAACAGACATATCGGACGCGTTTAAGCTATTGCCAATTAAACCATCGCTGTGGCCCCTGCATGGTATATCGTGGGAAGGAGACTTTTATTTCTTTGTGAGACTTGTTTTCGGTAGTAGGTCTAGTCCGAAGATATTTGATAATCTTTCAGAGGCAATTTGCTGGATAGCGCGACACATGTATAGGATTAAGCATGTATTACATTTATTAGATGATTTCATAGTTCTGGAACCAAAACTTGCTGATGCTCAGGATACTATGACAAAGTTCCTAAGGATTTTCCACAATTTGGGTGTTCCAATAGCTCTTCACAAAACGGCCGGACCATGTACCTGTCTTGAATACTTGGGTGTATGTTTAGATTCAGAAAAAATGGAAGCTCGATTACCTGTGGAAAAAATTGACAGAATCCGTGAGATTTTAAATTCTTTCTCGCAACGTAAAACCTGTACTAAACGGGAGCTTTTGAGTCTTCTGGGACATATGAACTTTGCCAGCAGAGTCATTAGACCAGGTCGTTCCTTCGTATCACACCTTATCAAGTTGTCTACATCTGTTTCAAAATTACATCATCATGTTACTTTAACATCAGCCGTGCGTTCAGACTTAGTTATGTGGTCAAACTTTTTGTCTTCTTGGAACGGTGTATCTTTCTTCATGGACGACAACATCACACTAGCAGCagacatatatattttcacagATTCTACTTGTACCTCCTTTGGCGGAATTCACGGTGCAAGTTGGTTTCAGGGCTATTTTCCTGCAGTGTTACTTCAAGAAAAGCAGTCTATGGCACTGCTTGAACTGTACCCGATTGTGATGGCGTGTGTGTTATGGGGTCATTTGTGGTCGCGTAAACGAATACTTTTTTATTGTGACAATATGGCAACAGTGGAGATTATTAGTAAAGGCAGGTCAAAAATTCCAAGTATTATGAAGTTAATGAGACGCTTGACCTTCCACACCGCTAAACACAATTTTATTATTCATGCGCAACACATTATGGGAACAAAAAACTTGATTGCTGATGCTCTTTCTCGTTGGCAGATGAAGAAATTCAGAGAGCTAGCACCCTTCGCAGACAAACAAGCCACGCCGTGTCGTCCAGTACAAGAACTTCTGATGGAATGA